The following proteins come from a genomic window of Caldisericia bacterium:
- a CDS encoding DUF58 domain-containing protein, giving the protein MFKKFKKEITFLIILIIGILLNSKFLISISIFFILYILFFKKFLKRELKKFSYSIKIKPSFILEGETFEISYYLKFFKTNLINFELIPSLPTYFIPIESKNLFLELPQEKEIVHNFKVRAKRRGKFFLGSFKVRVYDVLGLVNIEEFFDEKIEIIVYPKMIEIKKSIVKTREPSFGIKVKERIFEDFTSIQGHRKYTGNEELKKINWKLSAHKGEILVKEFPSTAVTSITLLLDPFASKNQRNQEIYEEHLTTVSSSFVYFFERSKFYYGLWIPYQLRIEEKNGKDHLMKILSIISDLKNKIEFDFSYFLIENSQKIRELRNVLLIKRTINTIELYNLIKTKSAFSTFTIFLLPDFGFLYPWEKPHPYILQESEEIENIRKIKDSLKRYGINIIIIRGNESIKDLVFI; this is encoded by the coding sequence TTGTTTAAAAAATTTAAAAAAGAGATAACTTTTCTTATTATTTTAATTATTGGAATTTTATTAAATTCTAAATTTCTTATTTCAATTTCAATATTTTTCATCCTCTATATCTTATTTTTTAAAAAATTTTTAAAAAGAGAATTAAAAAAATTTAGTTATTCAATTAAAATAAAGCCAAGTTTTATTCTTGAAGGAGAAACTTTTGAAATATCTTACTATTTAAAATTTTTTAAAACAAATTTAATAAATTTTGAGTTAATTCCTTCACTTCCAACCTATTTTATTCCAATTGAAAGTAAAAATTTATTTTTGGAACTTCCTCAAGAAAAGGAAATAGTTCATAATTTTAAAGTAAGAGCAAAAAGAAGAGGAAAATTTTTTCTTGGGAGTTTTAAAGTAAGAGTTTATGATGTTTTAGGATTAGTAAATATTGAAGAGTTTTTTGATGAGAAGATAGAAATTATTGTTTATCCTAAAATGATCGAAATAAAAAAATCTATTGTTAAAACAAGAGAGCCCTCTTTTGGCATTAAAGTCAAAGAAAGGATATTTGAGGATTTTACATCAATTCAAGGACATAGAAAATATACCGGAAATGAAGAACTTAAAAAAATAAATTGGAAACTTTCTGCTCATAAGGGAGAGATTTTAGTTAAAGAATTTCCCTCAACTGCAGTAACTTCAATAACACTCCTCTTAGATCCTTTTGCCTCAAAAAATCAAAGGAATCAAGAGATTTATGAAGAACATTTAACGACTGTTTCTTCTTCTTTTGTCTATTTTTTTGAAAGATCAAAATTTTATTATGGTTTATGGATACCATATCAATTGAGAATTGAAGAAAAAAATGGTAAAGATCACCTTATGAAGATTCTTTCTATAATTTCAGACTTAAAAAATAAAATTGAATTTGATTTTTCCTACTTTTTAATTGAAAATTCACAAAAAATAAGAGAGTTAAGAAATGTTTTACTTATAAAAAGAACAATAAATACAATAGAACTTTACAATTTAATAAAAACAAAAAGTGCATTTTCAACCTTTACAATATTTTTGCTCCCAGATTTTGGTTTCTTATATCCATGGGAAAAGCCTCATCCATATATTCTTCAAGAAAGTGAAGAAATTGAAAATATAAGAAAAATTAAAGACTCTTTAAAGAGATATGGAATAAATATTATAATTATAAGAGGAAATGAAAGCATCAAAGATCTTGTTTTTATATAA
- a CDS encoding nucleoside phosphorylase gives MEERFKSADRPETIEGKQYHIDLKRGDLSRYVLTPGDPGRVDRILKTWDEGEIKAFHREYKSATGKYKGVMISALSTGIGGPSLAIAIEEAARIGCDTFIRVGTTGAIQEGINLGDLIIINGAVRLEGTSHQYVRGEFPAISSIEVTLALIEAAERLNFKYHIGIAASTDSFYAGQGRPGFNDYLPSFAKEIFNDMRIANVTNFEMETSTLFVLSSIYKLRAGSVCVVIANRVTNEFQYVGEERAILVANEAVKILSEWDDIKEKKGKKFFFPSLLK, from the coding sequence TTGGAAGAGAGATTTAAAAGCGCAGATAGACCTGAAACAATTGAGGGAAAACAGTATCATATTGATTTAAAGAGAGGAGATTTATCAAGATATGTTTTAACTCCAGGTGATCCAGGAAGAGTTGATAGAATTTTAAAAACTTGGGATGAGGGAGAAATTAAGGCATTCCATAGAGAATATAAATCTGCAACAGGAAAATATAAGGGAGTAATGATTTCCGCTCTTTCAACTGGAATTGGAGGTCCATCTCTTGCAATTGCGATTGAAGAGGCTGCACGTATTGGCTGTGATACATTTATAAGAGTTGGAACAACGGGTGCAATTCAAGAAGGAATAAATTTAGGAGATTTAATTATAATAAATGGTGCAGTAAGATTAGAGGGCACAAGTCATCAATATGTAAGAGGTGAATTTCCAGCAATTTCTTCAATTGAGGTTACTCTTGCATTGATTGAAGCAGCAGAAAGGTTAAATTTTAAATATCATATTGGTATTGCAGCATCTACTGATTCATTTTATGCAGGACAAGGAAGGCCCGGATTTAATGATTATCTTCCGTCTTTTGCAAAAGAAATTTTTAATGATATGAGAATTGCAAATGTTACTAACTTTGAAATGGAGACCTCTACTTTATTTGTTTTATCATCTATATATAAATTAAGAGCAGGATCTGTTTGTGTTGTTATTGCAAATAGAGTAACAAATGAATTTCAATATGTTGGAGAAGAAAGAGCAATTCTTGTTGCAAATGAAGCAGTTAAAATTTTAAGTGAATGGGATGATATAAAAGAGAAAAAAGGCAAAAAATTTTTCTTCCCAAGTTTATTAAAATAA